A window of Christiangramia forsetii KT0803 contains these coding sequences:
- a CDS encoding RsmD family RNA methyltransferase, translated as MRIISGTHKGRRITAPSKLPVRPTTDVAKEALFNILNNYYHIPELSIVDLFSGTGNIAYEFGARGAENITAVDANFDCVKFIKKTSAELALPIITIKSDVFKYLEKAPVKADIIFADPPYNFEDEKFAKITELVFKHDMLHEDGQLIIEHSKHTDLSKLENFKESRKYGSSVFSFFE; from the coding sequence CTTCAAAATTACCGGTAAGACCTACTACCGATGTTGCCAAGGAGGCACTTTTCAATATTCTGAATAATTACTACCATATTCCAGAGCTTAGCATTGTAGATCTTTTTTCCGGAACCGGGAACATCGCTTACGAATTTGGAGCAAGGGGTGCTGAAAATATTACTGCTGTTGATGCCAACTTCGACTGTGTGAAATTTATTAAAAAGACTTCAGCTGAACTTGCACTCCCCATTATCACTATTAAAAGTGATGTTTTTAAATATTTGGAGAAAGCCCCGGTAAAAGCAGATATTATATTTGCAGATCCTCCTTACAATTTTGAAGATGAAAAATTCGCTAAAATTACTGAGTTAGTTTTTAAGCATGATATGTTGCATGAAGACGGACAATTGATTATTGAACATTCTAAACACACCGATCTTTCAAAACTTGAAAATTTCAAGGAAAGTCGTAAATATGGAAGTTCCGTTTTTAGTTTCTTTGAATAA